The following proteins are co-located in the Deltaproteobacteria bacterium genome:
- the amrA gene encoding AmmeMemoRadiSam system protein A, producing MALSQQDKQTLHQIAREAIFAALQNQPPPPLPPTSSILQEKRGAFVSLHWRGQLRGCIGLIEPVKPLAQAIQEMALAAAFRDPRFPPLTSEEFPEVDIEISVLSPLREINKIEEIEVGQHGLYITKGPYAGLLLPQVATEYHWDRETFLRETCRKAGLSLDAWREKDTRIYIFSAEIF from the coding sequence ATGGCACTAAGCCAACAGGACAAACAGACTCTGCACCAGATCGCCCGGGAAGCAATTTTCGCGGCTTTGCAAAACCAACCACCCCCACCGCTGCCGCCGACCTCTTCTATCTTACAAGAAAAGCGAGGAGCATTTGTTTCCTTGCATTGGCGGGGCCAACTACGGGGCTGTATCGGCCTGATTGAACCGGTTAAACCTCTGGCCCAGGCCATTCAGGAAATGGCTCTGGCTGCGGCCTTTCGAGACCCTCGCTTTCCGCCCTTAACCTCTGAAGAATTCCCGGAGGTGGACATTGAGATCTCGGTGTTGTCTCCGCTGCGGGAGATTAACAAGATAGAAGAGATTGAGGTGGGCCAACACGGGCTTTATATCACCAAAGGCCCTTATGCGGGTCTGTTGCTTCCCCAGGTAGCCACAGAATACCATTGGGATCGGGAAACTTTCCTGCGGGAAACCTGCCGGAAAGCTGGCCTGTCTTTGGACGCCTGGAGAGAGAAGGATACCCGGATCTACATTTTCAGTGCCGAGATATTTTGA
- a CDS encoding DUF2333 family protein — translation MRKNSAPEEHRLPVITPAGPPKPPPSWLKWLKEKRYLIILLIILAFLATIFSISETRRTMQLTAEEITAREARVEKPEAAPEPQSTPAAEAAPEPEPAAPSPTERPTPAVQAPSAEAPFPPQPSAEPVAGEAFTNAVIKIMDDQINKTWIGWRPNSILFGMLRLTDNVNNRQLGVLEVARRTTVILNENMSRFAITEAYNPYLNEAMNFFMVSADKYWFPSASGKYREAIRDLRQYIDDLKHKRSKFYPRVDNLIALMTTYRDILGSCFHNLIKDKEADGSPVSWFISDDYFYYSQGVALGMTEILESVREDFSRELLKKNSHKLLEDAIHALHTGSQLSPWVVTDAAKDGILANHRANLATYIGEAEHFVSTLQTVLATN, via the coding sequence ATGAGGAAAAATTCTGCCCCCGAGGAGCACAGGCTCCCGGTCATTACCCCGGCTGGTCCTCCAAAACCACCGCCCTCCTGGTTAAAATGGCTGAAGGAGAAACGTTATCTGATCATTTTACTGATCATCCTGGCCTTTCTGGCGACGATTTTTTCTATTTCCGAGACTAGGCGCACCATGCAATTGACTGCCGAGGAAATCACCGCTCGGGAAGCTAGAGTGGAAAAACCCGAAGCCGCGCCGGAACCGCAATCTACTCCGGCCGCAGAAGCCGCGCCGGAACCAGAGCCGGCGGCCCCAAGCCCCACCGAGAGACCGACTCCAGCCGTCCAAGCTCCCTCGGCGGAGGCTCCCTTTCCGCCCCAGCCCAGTGCTGAGCCGGTAGCCGGCGAAGCTTTTACTAACGCGGTCATTAAGATCATGGATGACCAGATCAACAAGACCTGGATCGGCTGGCGACCCAATTCCATCCTGTTTGGGATGCTGAGACTGACGGACAACGTCAATAACCGCCAGCTTGGGGTCCTGGAGGTGGCCCGCCGCACTACCGTCATATTAAATGAAAATATGAGCCGCTTTGCCATCACCGAGGCCTATAACCCCTATCTCAATGAGGCCATGAATTTTTTTATGGTTAGCGCCGATAAATACTGGTTTCCCTCGGCCTCGGGGAAATATCGGGAAGCCATACGCGATCTCCGTCAATACATTGATGACCTGAAACACAAGCGCAGCAAATTTTATCCCCGGGTCGACAACCTGATTGCCCTGATGACCACTTATAGGGACATTCTGGGGAGTTGTTTCCATAACCTGATCAAGGATAAAGAGGCGGACGGCAGCCCGGTATCCTGGTTTATCAGTGACGATTATTTTTATTATTCCCAGGGAGTAGCCCTGGGCATGACTGAAATTCTGGAGTCAGTGAGGGAAGATTTTAGTCGGGAGTTACTGAAGAAAAATTCTCACAAGCTTTTGGAGGATGCGATTCATGCCCTGCACACTGGCTCCCAGTTGAGCCCCTGGGTGGTCACCGATGCTGCCAAAGACGGCATCCTGGCCAACCATCGAGCCAACCTGGCTACCTATATCGGCGAGGCCGAGCATTTTGTCTCCACCTTGCAGACGGTTTTGGCTACCAACTAG
- a CDS encoding GGDEF domain-containing protein, giving the protein MLGCGRESPFTPEEIEIFQIFVFQTATALKNLALFEQIKSLAIRDSLTGLFNPRYFWEVLGKEVKRCRRYGCRLSLLFLDLDNFKVINDQHGHPVGDKILQELSNLLKSFVRCTDLICRYGGEEFVILLIQTPKRKAAFLAERLRQTITQAPFKIKDLEIPLTVSIGVADLTEKMDPEELVQNADSAMYRAKQSGGNRVVIA; this is encoded by the coding sequence ATGCTGGGTTGTGGCCGGGAATCTCCCTTTACTCCGGAAGAGATTGAAATATTCCAAATATTTGTGTTTCAGACCGCTACCGCTCTAAAGAACCTAGCCCTCTTTGAGCAGATTAAAAGCCTGGCCATCCGGGACAGTCTCACCGGATTGTTCAACCCGCGCTATTTCTGGGAAGTCCTGGGCAAGGAAGTTAAACGTTGTCGGCGCTATGGCTGCCGCCTTTCTTTACTTTTTCTGGACCTGGATAATTTCAAGGTCATCAATGATCAGCACGGCCATCCTGTGGGTGACAAGATTTTGCAGGAGTTGAGCAACCTTCTTAAGAGTTTTGTCCGCTGTACAGATTTAATCTGCCGGTACGGGGGAGAAGAGTTCGTCATTTTATTGATCCAAACCCCGAAAAGAAAGGCCGCCTTTCTGGCCGAGCGTCTGCGCCAAACGATTACCCAGGCGCCATTCAAAATCAAGGATCTGGAAATTCCCTTGACCGTCAGCATTGGAGTAGCAGACCTGACAGAAAAGATGGATCCGGAGGAATTGGTGCAGAATGCCGATAGCGCCATGTACCGGGCTAAACAGAGCGGCGGCAATCGCGTCGTAATCGCCTAG
- the obgE gene encoding GTPase ObgE, whose translation MPPWRFADEVEITVRAGKGGPGCVSFQRQRFKPRGAPDGGDGGDGGDVVLEVSASCRTLRTFRYRRHFQAERGRAGQSQRQQGRRGADLVIEVPPGTLVFDAESGQFLQDLATPGERLTVARGGRGGKGNAHFTSSRQRSPRFAQPGEPGQERRLRLELQLLAEVGLLGLPNAGKTTLLTRLTASKARVAPYPFTTLGPNLGVLSHEDHEPLIIADIPGLITGAHQGRGLGDRFLRHLKRTHLLLHVVDVGQVDEQHPEAPVEQVEAELRAYDPHLLDKPRLLVLNKIDLLPEDFPLSTLLAAFRQQGRQCLALSALTGEGLEELKAALWQAFESDDHEPKQAQATPPPDSDPGQTAGH comes from the coding sequence TTGCCCCCCTGGCGGTTTGCCGATGAAGTGGAGATTACCGTCCGCGCCGGCAAAGGCGGACCAGGGTGTGTGAGCTTTCAGCGGCAACGTTTTAAACCCCGTGGGGCACCCGACGGCGGTGATGGCGGTGATGGAGGCGATGTGGTGCTGGAGGTCTCGGCCTCCTGCCGCACTCTAAGGACCTTTCGATATCGACGCCACTTCCAGGCCGAACGGGGTCGGGCCGGTCAGAGCCAGCGCCAGCAGGGGCGACGGGGAGCTGACCTGGTCATTGAAGTGCCGCCGGGCACCCTGGTTTTCGACGCTGAGAGCGGACAATTCCTACAGGATCTAGCTACTCCAGGAGAGCGCCTGACCGTGGCCCGCGGCGGCCGGGGCGGCAAAGGCAATGCCCATTTTACTAGCTCGCGGCAACGGTCGCCGCGATTTGCCCAGCCCGGCGAACCAGGCCAGGAACGGCGGCTGCGTCTGGAACTGCAATTATTGGCGGAGGTGGGGCTCCTGGGCTTGCCCAACGCCGGTAAAACTACACTGTTAACCCGCCTGACGGCCTCAAAGGCCCGGGTGGCGCCTTATCCCTTCACTACCCTGGGGCCCAATCTCGGGGTACTCTCCCATGAGGACCATGAACCGCTCATTATCGCGGATATTCCCGGCCTGATTACCGGCGCGCACCAGGGTCGGGGTTTGGGGGATCGTTTCCTAAGACACCTGAAACGGACCCATCTGTTGCTGCACGTAGTGGATGTCGGTCAGGTTGACGAGCAACATCCGGAGGCGCCGGTAGAGCAGGTGGAGGCAGAATTGCGGGCCTACGACCCCCACCTGCTGGACAAACCACGATTATTAGTCCTCAATAAAATAGATCTGTTACCAGAGGATTTTCCGCTATCCACCCTCCTGGCAGCTTTTCGCCAACAGGGACGGCAGTGCCTGGCCCTCTCAGCCCTGACCGGCGAGGGGTTGGAGGAGCTCAAGGCTGCCCTCTGGCAAGCATTTGAGTCAGATGATCATGAACCCAAACAAGCACAGGCAACTCCGCCACCAGATAGTGACCCAGGCCAAACGGCTGGTCATTAA
- the rpmA gene encoding 50S ribosomal protein L27, with the protein MAHKKAGGSSRNGRDSAGKRLGVKRFSGQVVKAGNILVRQNGTRIHPGENVGLGRDYTLFAKIDGIVTFERWSRNRKRVSVYAP; encoded by the coding sequence TTGGCACATAAAAAGGCCGGAGGCAGTTCCCGGAACGGCCGAGACAGCGCCGGGAAACGGCTTGGCGTGAAGCGCTTCAGCGGGCAAGTGGTGAAAGCTGGCAATATCCTGGTCCGGCAGAATGGCACCCGCATTCATCCCGGAGAAAATGTTGGTCTGGGCCGGGACTATACCCTATTCGCCAAAATTGACGGGATTGTCACCTTTGAGCGCTGGAGCCGCAACCGGAAACGGGTCAGCGTTTACGCCCCGTAA
- a CDS encoding CBS domain-containing protein yields MRVGRIMISKPITVAPKTSVHQALKLMQQHSIRHLPVVEGEKFIGWVTARDLQQVLLAAMIEKIVVRDVMVTDPLTVSPMTSVEEAAHLIHDYKIGGVPVLEKGRLVGVLTVADLLSAFLYMLDVLRSSSRLDVVLADRPGAFEEACQLIHQAGGKIINVGLGLEGCQQRTYSFRLEKCELDPIIQSLQEHGHQLLELIS; encoded by the coding sequence ATGCGGGTTGGCAGGATTATGATCAGCAAACCGATCACGGTCGCACCGAAAACTAGTGTCCATCAAGCCCTGAAATTAATGCAGCAACACTCCATCCGCCATCTGCCGGTGGTGGAGGGGGAAAAATTTATCGGCTGGGTAACGGCCCGCGATCTTCAACAGGTGTTGTTGGCGGCCATGATCGAAAAGATCGTGGTTCGCGACGTAATGGTGACTGACCCGCTGACCGTCAGCCCCATGACCAGCGTGGAGGAGGCAGCCCATCTGATACATGACTATAAGATCGGCGGGGTGCCGGTACTGGAAAAAGGGCGGTTAGTGGGAGTCCTCACGGTAGCCGACCTATTATCCGCCTTTTTATACATGCTGGATGTCTTGCGCAGCAGTTCGCGGTTAGATGTGGTTTTGGCTGATCGACCTGGAGCTTTTGAGGAGGCCTGCCAACTAATCCACCAGGCGGGAGGAAAAATTATCAACGTGGGTTTGGGTCTGGAAGGCTGCCAGCAACGCACATATTCCTTCCGGCTGGAAAAATGCGAGCTTGATCCCATTATCCAAAGTTTACAAGAACATGGCCATCAGTTACTAGAGCTGATCAGCTAG
- the rplU gene encoding 50S ribosomal protein L21, with product MYAIVQTGGKQYRVSPQDIIRVEKLPGELGDEVVLDQVLMVAAGDEIQVGQPRVEGVSVVAQIIRQGKGKKVLVFKMKRRKGFRRKRGHRQLYTALQIKEIKV from the coding sequence GTGTACGCAATCGTTCAAACCGGTGGCAAACAATATCGCGTCTCCCCCCAGGATATCATCCGGGTTGAAAAACTGCCTGGCGAACTGGGTGATGAGGTCGTCCTGGACCAGGTGTTGATGGTTGCTGCCGGCGATGAAATTCAGGTAGGACAACCAAGGGTCGAGGGCGTCTCCGTGGTAGCCCAGATTATTCGCCAGGGTAAGGGCAAAAAGGTTTTGGTCTTTAAAATGAAACGGCGTAAGGGCTTTCGCCGCAAACGGGGGCACCGCCAGCTCTACACGGCTTTGCAAATTAAGGAAATTAAAGTATAA